Within the Nitrospinota bacterium genome, the region TGGATCTGGAATTCAAGCAAACGGATGAGTGGTATGAGGAGATGGCCCGGAGCAGGCCGCCAAAAGACAAGCCCTGGTACCATGTGTTGGTCCACCAGCGAGGCAGTCAAACTTACGTTGCGGAACAA harbors:
- the hspQ gene encoding heat shock protein HspQ, translating into MEKAKAKFCIGQLIYHKLFDYRGIILGVDLEFKQTDEWYEEMARSRPPKDKPWYHVLVHQRGSQTYVAEQNLAPDPASSN